In Synechococcus sp. CB0101, a genomic segment contains:
- the rplD gene encoding 50S ribosomal protein L4, whose amino-acid sequence MANCVVRDWQGKEAGKATLELKVAKETSANDLVHRAVVRQLAHARQGTASTLTRAEVAGGGRKPYKQKGTGRARQGSIRTPLRPGGGVVFGPKPRTYNLAMNRKERRLALRTALMSRAADITVVKGFAAGLDTPKTKEITAALGRFGIADGAKVLVVLDAPSEVVRRSVRNLEKVKLIAADQLNVFDLLHANHLVVSEEALAKIQEVYGDD is encoded by the coding sequence ATGGCTAACTGTGTTGTTCGCGATTGGCAGGGCAAGGAGGCCGGCAAGGCCACCCTTGAGCTGAAGGTCGCCAAGGAAACATCGGCTAACGACCTGGTGCACCGCGCTGTGGTGCGTCAGCTGGCCCACGCCCGTCAGGGCACCGCCAGCACCCTCACCCGCGCCGAAGTGGCCGGTGGTGGTCGCAAGCCCTACAAGCAGAAGGGCACCGGTCGCGCTCGTCAGGGTTCGATCCGCACTCCCCTGCGCCCCGGTGGTGGCGTGGTATTCGGGCCCAAGCCCCGCACCTACAACCTGGCGATGAACCGCAAGGAGCGTCGTCTGGCCCTGCGCACCGCGCTGATGAGCCGCGCCGCCGACATCACGGTGGTGAAGGGCTTCGCTGCTGGTCTGGACACCCCCAAGACCAAAGAAATCACGGCAGCCCTGGGCCGCTTCGGCATCGCCGATGGCGCCAAGGTGCTGGTGGTGCTGGATGCCCCCAGCGAGGTGGTGCGCCGTTCGGTGCGCAACCTTGAAAAGGTGAAGCTGATCGCCGCTGATCAGCTCAACGTGTTCGATCTGCTCCACGCCAACCATCTGGTGGTGAGCGAGGAAGCGCTCGCGAAGATTCAGGAGGTCTACGGCGATGACTGA
- the rpmC gene encoding 50S ribosomal protein L29, translated as MARPDIAEVRKLSDGDITTQIDDTRRELFTLRFEQATRRLEQPHRFKAARIKLAQLLTVQTERQRSAAS; from the coding sequence ATGGCCCGTCCCGACATCGCCGAGGTGCGCAAGCTTTCCGACGGCGACATCACCACCCAGATCGACGACACCCGTCGCGAGCTGTTCACCCTTCGCTTCGAGCAGGCCACCCGCCGTCTCGAGCAACCGCACCGCTTCAAGGCCGCCCGCATCAAGCTGGCCCAGCTGCTGACGGTGCAAACGGAGCGCCAGCGCTCCGCCGCTTCCTGA
- the rpsH gene encoding 30S ribosomal protein S8: MANHDPISDMLTRIRNASEKRHQSTKVPASRMARSIAKVLQQEGFIAEISEEGEGVEKHLVLELKYSGKHRQPLIRTVQRVSKPGLRIYKNTRQLPKVLGGLGVAIISTSKGVMSDRDARKQGVGGEVLAYVY; the protein is encoded by the coding sequence ATGGCTAATCACGACCCGATTTCCGACATGCTCACCCGCATCCGCAATGCGAGTGAGAAACGTCATCAATCCACCAAGGTGCCTGCATCGCGCATGGCACGCAGCATCGCCAAGGTGCTGCAGCAGGAGGGTTTCATCGCCGAGATCTCTGAAGAGGGTGAAGGCGTTGAAAAGCACCTCGTGCTCGAACTCAAGTACAGCGGTAAGCACCGTCAGCCGCTGATCCGCACCGTGCAGCGCGTCAGCAAGCCCGGTCTGCGCATCTACAAGAACACCCGCCAGCTGCCCAAGGTGCTGGGCGGTCTCGGCGTGGCCATCATCTCCACCTCCAAAGGTGTGATGAGCGACCGCGATGCCCGCAAACAGGGCGTCGGCGGCGAAGTGCTCGCTTACGTCTACTGA
- the rpsE gene encoding 30S ribosomal protein S5: MTETNQIQSNDIPGAADVPAAAEGQQERRGGRGEGRGDRRGRGRDNRRGQERDSEWQERVVQIRRVSKTVKGGKKMSFRAIVVVGNEKGQVGVGVGKAGDVIGAVRKGVADGKKHLVKVPLTRHSSIPTLGNGRDGAASVLIRPAAPGTGVIAGGSIRTVLELAGIKNVLAKRLGSKTPLNNARAAMDALAGLRTHKETAKERGISLEQIYS; the protein is encoded by the coding sequence ATGACCGAAACCAACCAAATCCAGTCCAACGACATCCCGGGCGCGGCTGATGTTCCTGCAGCGGCCGAAGGCCAGCAGGAGCGCCGTGGTGGCCGGGGCGAGGGCCGGGGTGACCGCCGCGGTCGCGGCCGTGACAACCGCCGTGGCCAGGAGCGTGACTCCGAATGGCAAGAGCGCGTGGTGCAAATCCGCCGCGTCTCCAAGACCGTGAAAGGCGGTAAGAAGATGAGCTTCCGGGCCATCGTTGTTGTCGGCAACGAGAAGGGCCAGGTGGGCGTGGGCGTCGGCAAGGCCGGCGATGTGATCGGAGCCGTCCGCAAGGGCGTGGCCGATGGCAAGAAGCACCTGGTGAAGGTGCCCCTCACCCGTCACTCCTCGATCCCCACCCTCGGCAACGGCCGTGACGGTGCCGCCAGCGTGCTGATCCGCCCCGCTGCTCCGGGTACCGGTGTGATCGCGGGTGGCTCGATCCGCACGGTGCTGGAGCTCGCCGGCATCAAGAACGTGCTGGCGAAGCGCCTCGGCTCGAAAACCCCCCTCAACAACGCTCGTGCCGCCATGGATGCCCTGGCTGGCCTGCGTACCCACAAGGAGACCGCCAAGGAGCGTGGCATCTCCCTCGAGCAGATCTACTCCTGA
- the rplE gene encoding 50S ribosomal protein L5, which translates to MSLKQNYREKIQPKLLKDLNLSNIHEVPKLVKVTVNRGLGEAAQNAKALEASIEELATITGQKVNVTRAKKAIAGFKIRQGMPIGVAVTLRGDRMYAFLERLIHLALPRIRDFRGVSEKSFDGRGNYTLGVKEQIIFPEISFDKIDAIRGMDITIVTTARNDEEGRALLREMGMPFRSN; encoded by the coding sequence ATGTCCCTTAAACAGAACTATCGGGAGAAGATCCAGCCCAAGCTGCTGAAGGATCTCAACCTCTCGAACATCCACGAAGTCCCCAAGCTGGTCAAAGTGACCGTCAACCGGGGCCTCGGTGAAGCCGCCCAGAATGCCAAGGCCCTCGAGGCCTCCATCGAGGAGCTGGCCACGATCACCGGTCAAAAGGTGAATGTGACCCGCGCCAAGAAAGCCATCGCCGGCTTCAAGATCCGTCAGGGCATGCCGATCGGTGTGGCCGTCACCCTGCGTGGCGACCGCATGTATGCGTTCCTCGAGCGTCTGATCCATCTGGCTCTGCCGCGCATCCGCGATTTCCGCGGCGTGAGCGAGAAGAGCTTTGACGGTCGGGGCAACTACACCCTTGGGGTGAAGGAGCAAATCATTTTCCCTGAGATCTCCTTCGACAAGATCGATGCCATCCGGGGCATGGACATCACCATCGTGACCACTGCCCGTAACGACGAAGAGGGCCGGGCCCTCCTCCGCGAGATGGGAATGCCGTTCCGCAGTAACTGA
- the rplN gene encoding 50S ribosomal protein L14 yields the protein MIQQETFLNVADNSGAKRIQCIRVLGTNRRYAHVGDVIVAAVKDAMPNMGVKKSDVVKAVVVRTKATLRRVNGNSIRFDDNAAVILGTDNNPKGTRVFGPVARELRDRNFTKIVSLAPEVI from the coding sequence ATGATTCAACAGGAAACGTTCCTCAACGTCGCTGACAACAGCGGCGCCAAGCGCATCCAGTGCATCCGTGTGCTGGGCACCAATCGTCGCTACGCCCACGTGGGCGATGTGATCGTGGCCGCCGTTAAAGACGCCATGCCCAACATGGGCGTCAAGAAGTCGGATGTGGTGAAGGCCGTGGTGGTGCGCACCAAGGCCACCCTGCGTCGCGTCAACGGCAACTCGATCCGTTTCGACGACAACGCTGCCGTGATCCTCGGCACTGACAACAACCCCAAGGGCACCCGCGTCTTCGGTCCTGTGGCTCGCGAACTGCGCGACCGCAACTTCACCAAGATCGTGTCCCTCGCTCCGGAGGTGATCTGA
- the rpsQ gene encoding 30S ribosomal protein S17 produces MATKERVGTVVSDKMDKTVVVAVENRFPHPIYQKTVSRTKRYKAHDEENACKVGDRVRITETRPLSRTKRWAVAEVLNTSSAS; encoded by the coding sequence ATGGCAACCAAGGAAAGGGTCGGCACCGTCGTCAGCGACAAGATGGATAAGACCGTGGTGGTGGCGGTGGAAAACCGCTTCCCTCACCCCATCTATCAAAAGACGGTGAGCCGCACCAAGCGCTACAAGGCGCACGACGAGGAGAACGCCTGCAAGGTGGGAGACCGCGTCCGCATCACCGAAACCCGTCCCCTCAGCCGCACCAAGCGCTGGGCCGTGGCCGAGGTGCTGAACACCAGCAGCGCCAGCTGA
- the secY gene encoding preprotein translocase subunit SecY, whose protein sequence is MLVSRGRNPSAGEILTQLIQAKDLRNRVLITLGLLLLVRLGIYIPVPGIDRAAFQDFIARGGQLIGFLDIFTGGGISTLGVFGLGILPFINASIILQLLTSALPQLEDLQKNEGEAGRRKIAQYTRYVALGWGILQSVVFALILRPYATAGTSELVFVLQTAVALVTGSMVVMWISEVITERGIGQGASLVIYLNIVATLPRALGSTIELAQSGDRSTVGGIVVLVAVFLITIVGIVCVEEGSRRIPIVSAKRQVGGATLSARQSYLPLKLNAGGVMPIIFASAVVFLPLTIANITKQPWLINIAAALSPNSGTPWLYALLFFGLIIGFSFFYATLTINPVDVATNLKRSGVAIPGVRPGSATAGYLSGVQNRLTLLGALFLGAVAIIPSAVESATQVKTFQGLGATSLLILVGVAIQTAKQLQTAVISQRYEGMVRQ, encoded by the coding sequence ATGCTCGTCAGCCGGGGTCGCAACCCCAGTGCCGGTGAAATCCTCACCCAGCTGATTCAGGCCAAGGATCTGCGCAACCGCGTTTTGATCACCCTGGGCTTGCTCCTGTTGGTGCGTCTGGGGATTTATATCCCTGTTCCCGGCATCGATCGGGCCGCCTTTCAGGACTTCATCGCCCGCGGTGGTCAGCTGATCGGCTTCCTCGACATCTTCACCGGGGGTGGTATCTCCACCCTTGGGGTGTTTGGTCTGGGAATTCTTCCGTTCATCAACGCCTCGATCATCCTGCAGCTGCTCACCTCAGCGCTGCCGCAGCTGGAAGATCTGCAGAAGAACGAGGGTGAGGCGGGCCGCCGCAAGATCGCCCAATACACCCGCTACGTGGCGTTGGGCTGGGGCATCTTGCAGAGCGTGGTGTTCGCCCTGATCCTGCGGCCCTATGCCACGGCCGGTACCTCCGAGCTGGTGTTTGTGCTGCAAACCGCCGTCGCCCTGGTGACGGGCTCGATGGTGGTGATGTGGATCAGTGAGGTGATCACGGAGCGCGGCATTGGTCAGGGCGCCTCGCTGGTGATCTACCTCAACATCGTGGCCACGCTTCCGCGGGCGCTTGGCTCCACGATCGAGCTCGCCCAGAGCGGCGACCGCAGCACCGTTGGCGGCATCGTGGTGCTGGTGGCGGTGTTCCTGATCACGATCGTGGGCATCGTCTGCGTGGAGGAGGGCAGCCGCCGCATTCCCATCGTTAGTGCCAAGCGGCAGGTGGGTGGTGCCACCCTCTCGGCGCGCCAGAGCTATCTGCCCCTGAAGCTCAACGCCGGCGGCGTGATGCCGATCATCTTTGCTTCGGCCGTGGTGTTTCTGCCGCTCACCATTGCCAACATCACCAAGCAGCCCTGGTTGATCAACATCGCTGCGGCTCTGAGCCCCAACAGCGGTACCCCCTGGTTGTATGCCCTGCTCTTTTTCGGGCTGATCATCGGGTTTTCCTTCTTCTACGCCACGCTCACGATTAACCCGGTGGATGTGGCCACCAACCTCAAGCGCTCGGGCGTGGCCATTCCAGGTGTTCGCCCCGGCTCAGCCACCGCTGGCTATCTCAGCGGTGTGCAGAACCGGCTCACCCTGCTGGGTGCTCTGTTCCTTGGAGCGGTGGCGATCATCCCCTCCGCCGTGGAATCGGCCACCCAGGTGAAAACGTTCCAGGGCCTGGGCGCCACCAGCCTGCTGATCCTGGTGGGTGTGGCGATCCAAACCGCCAAACAACTTCAAACCGCTGTGATCTCGCAGCGCTACGAGGGCATGGTGCGCCAGTAG
- the rplV gene encoding 50S ribosomal protein L22 — protein MANTTSTTAQAHGRYIRGSVSKVRRVLDQIRGRSYRDALIMLEFMPYRSTGPITKVLRSAVANAEHNLGLDPSSLVISSATADMGPVMKRYRPRAQGRAYAIQKKTCHISIAVAPAA, from the coding sequence ATGGCTAACACCACATCCACCACTGCCCAAGCCCACGGCCGCTACATCCGCGGTTCCGTGTCGAAGGTGCGCCGGGTGCTCGATCAAATCCGCGGTCGCAGCTATCGCGACGCGCTGATCATGCTCGAGTTCATGCCCTACCGCTCCACCGGCCCGATCACCAAGGTGCTGCGCAGTGCGGTGGCCAACGCCGAGCACAACCTGGGTCTCGATCCCTCTTCTCTCGTGATCTCCTCCGCCACGGCGGACATGGGTCCGGTGATGAAGCGCTATCGCCCCCGCGCCCAGGGTCGCGCCTACGCGATCCAGAAAAAGACCTGCCACATCAGCATTGCTGTGGCTCCTGCCGCCTGA
- the rplF gene encoding 50S ribosomal protein L6 codes for MSRIGKAPIPVPGGVTVTLSGLDVKVKGPKGELSRTLPDGVTIAQDGSNLVVSPASDNRRSRERHGLCRTLVANMVEGVSKGYTRKLEIVGVGYRAAVQGKKLVVSAGYSHQVEMVPPDGVTFAVDGNTTVLVTGADKELVGNEAAKVRAIRPPEPYKGKGIKYEGERILRKAGKTGKK; via the coding sequence ATGTCTCGTATTGGTAAAGCGCCGATTCCCGTGCCGGGCGGCGTCACCGTCACCCTCAGCGGCCTCGACGTCAAAGTCAAAGGCCCCAAGGGTGAACTGAGCCGCACCCTCCCCGACGGTGTGACCATTGCCCAGGACGGCAGCAACCTGGTGGTTTCTCCCGCGAGCGACAACCGTCGCTCCCGCGAGCGCCACGGTCTCTGCCGCACCCTCGTCGCCAACATGGTGGAAGGGGTGAGCAAGGGCTACACCCGCAAGCTCGAGATCGTTGGCGTGGGCTACCGCGCTGCCGTTCAAGGCAAGAAGCTTGTGGTGAGCGCTGGCTACAGCCACCAGGTGGAGATGGTGCCCCCCGACGGCGTGACCTTCGCCGTTGATGGCAACACCACCGTGCTGGTCACCGGTGCCGACAAGGAACTGGTGGGCAACGAAGCAGCCAAGGTTCGCGCCATTCGTCCGCCTGAGCCCTACAAGGGCAAGGGCATCAAGTACGAGGGTGAACGCATCCTGCGCAAGGCCGGTAAGACCGGTAAGAAATGA
- the rplX gene encoding 50S ribosomal protein L24, protein MATATPKAKAQVRTKMRIKKGDTVQVISGKDKGKTGEVLRTLPYENRVVVQGVNLRTRHVKPTQEGETGRIVTEEASLHASNVMLYSTDKKVASRVEIVVEKDGTKKRRLKKTGEILD, encoded by the coding sequence ATGGCGACTGCCACCCCTAAAGCCAAGGCTCAGGTGCGCACCAAAATGCGCATCAAGAAGGGCGACACCGTTCAGGTGATCAGCGGTAAGGACAAGGGCAAGACCGGTGAGGTCCTGCGCACCCTTCCCTATGAAAACCGTGTGGTGGTGCAGGGTGTGAACCTGCGCACCCGTCACGTCAAGCCCACCCAAGAGGGCGAGACCGGCCGCATCGTCACCGAGGAAGCCTCCCTGCACGCCTCCAACGTGATGCTGTATTCCACCGACAAAAAGGTGGCCAGCCGCGTCGAAATCGTGGTGGAGAAAGACGGCACCAAGAAGCGCCGCCTCAAGAAAACCGGCGAGATCCTCGACTGA
- the rplR gene encoding 50S ribosomal protein L18, with the protein MSTLSRKQQTQKRHRRLRRNLSGTAARPRLAVFRSNNHIYAQVIDDEAQSTLCSASTVDKELRSNVSAAATCDASVAVGQLVAKRALAKGIQQVVFDRGGNLYHGRVKALADAAREAGLQF; encoded by the coding sequence ATGTCCACACTGTCCCGCAAGCAGCAGACGCAGAAACGCCACCGGCGTCTGCGTCGCAATCTCTCCGGCACCGCCGCGCGTCCGCGCCTGGCTGTGTTCCGCTCCAACAACCACATCTACGCGCAGGTCATCGACGACGAAGCGCAGAGCACCCTCTGCTCTGCCTCCACCGTCGATAAGGAGCTGCGCTCCAACGTCTCGGCCGCTGCCACCTGCGATGCTTCCGTCGCCGTTGGTCAACTGGTCGCCAAGCGTGCCCTCGCCAAGGGCATCCAACAGGTGGTCTTCGATCGAGGCGGCAACCTGTACCACGGCCGTGTCAAGGCCCTGGCTGACGCCGCCCGGGAAGCGGGCCTTCAGTTCTGA
- the rpmJ gene encoding 50S ribosomal protein L36 translates to MKVRASVKKMCDKCRVIRRHGRVMVICANPKHKQRQG, encoded by the coding sequence ATGAAGGTGCGTGCCTCGGTCAAGAAAATGTGCGACAAGTGCCGGGTGATTCGTCGCCACGGCCGGGTGATGGTGATTTGCGCCAACCCCAAGCACAAGCAGCGCCAGGGTTGA
- a CDS encoding 50S ribosomal protein L23, whose amino-acid sequence MTERFNGRLADVIRRPLITEKATRAIEQNQYTFEVDHRAAKPDIKAAVEQLFDVKVVGVSTMNPPRRSRRVGRFAGKRAQVKKAVVRLADGNAIQLFPEA is encoded by the coding sequence ATGACTGAACGCTTTAACGGTCGTCTGGCGGATGTGATCCGCCGGCCGCTGATCACTGAGAAGGCCACCCGGGCCATTGAGCAGAACCAGTACACCTTCGAGGTGGACCACCGCGCTGCCAAGCCCGACATCAAGGCCGCCGTCGAGCAGCTGTTCGACGTCAAGGTCGTCGGCGTCAGCACCATGAATCCTCCGCGTCGGTCCCGTCGCGTCGGTCGTTTCGCCGGCAAGCGTGCCCAGGTGAAAAAAGCCGTGGTGCGTCTTGCCGATGGCAACGCCATCCAGCTGTTCCCTGAAGCCTGA
- the rplB gene encoding 50S ribosomal protein L2 yields MGIRKYRPITPGTRTRVASDFAEVTGRGRERGLVVAKHQRKGRNNRGVITCRHRGGGHKRLYRLVDFRRDKHGVVAKVAAIHYDPHRNARLALLFYADGEKRYILAPAGVAVGSTVVSGPEAPIENGNALPLSAIPLGSSVHCVELYAGRGGQMVRTAGASAQVMAKEGDYVALKLPSTEVRLVRRECYATLGEVGNSEVRNTSLGKAGRRRWLGRRPQVRGSVMNPCDHPHGGGEGRAPIGRSGPVTPWGKPALGLKTRKRNKPSNRFVLRKRRRTSKRSRGGRDS; encoded by the coding sequence ATGGGAATCCGTAAGTACCGCCCCATCACCCCCGGCACCCGCACCCGTGTCGCCAGCGACTTCGCTGAAGTCACCGGCCGCGGTCGCGAACGGGGCCTGGTGGTGGCCAAGCACCAGCGCAAAGGCCGCAACAACCGCGGTGTGATCACCTGCCGTCACCGCGGTGGTGGCCACAAGCGCCTCTACCGCCTGGTCGACTTCCGCCGTGACAAGCACGGTGTGGTCGCCAAGGTGGCTGCCATCCACTACGACCCGCACCGCAACGCCCGTCTGGCGCTGCTCTTCTACGCCGATGGCGAGAAGCGCTACATCCTGGCTCCGGCCGGTGTGGCTGTGGGCTCCACCGTGGTGTCGGGCCCTGAGGCTCCGATCGAGAACGGCAACGCTCTGCCCCTCTCCGCCATCCCCCTCGGCTCCAGCGTTCACTGCGTTGAGCTGTATGCCGGTCGTGGCGGCCAGATGGTGCGCACCGCTGGTGCCAGCGCCCAGGTGATGGCGAAGGAAGGCGATTACGTCGCCCTCAAGCTGCCCTCCACCGAGGTGCGCCTGGTGCGCCGTGAGTGCTACGCCACCCTCGGCGAAGTGGGCAACTCGGAAGTGCGCAACACCAGCCTGGGTAAGGCCGGTCGTCGCCGCTGGCTGGGTCGTCGCCCGCAGGTGCGAGGCAGCGTGATGAACCCCTGCGATCACCCCCATGGTGGTGGCGAGGGCCGCGCTCCGATCGGTCGTTCTGGTCCTGTTACCCCCTGGGGTAAGCCGGCCCTCGGCCTCAAGACCCGCAAGCGGAACAAACCCAGCAATCGGTTTGTGCTCCGGAAACGTCGTCGCACCTCCAAGCGGAGCCGCGGCGGACGCGATTCGTGA
- the rpsS gene encoding 30S ribosomal protein S19: MGRSLKKGPFIADSLLRKVEKQNAADDKSVIKTWSRASTILPMMIGHTIAVHNGKAHVPVYVTEQMVGHKLGEFAPTRNFRGHIKDKKGGR; the protein is encoded by the coding sequence ATGGGACGCTCACTCAAAAAAGGTCCGTTTATTGCCGACAGCCTTCTGCGCAAGGTTGAAAAGCAGAACGCGGCTGATGACAAGTCCGTGATCAAAACCTGGTCGCGTGCTTCCACGATCCTGCCGATGATGATCGGCCACACCATTGCCGTGCACAACGGCAAGGCCCACGTGCCCGTCTACGTGACGGAGCAGATGGTGGGCCACAAGCTCGGGGAATTTGCGCCCACGCGCAACTTCCGCGGCCACATCAAGGACAAGAAAGGAGGCCGCTGA
- the rplP gene encoding 50S ribosomal protein L16 yields MLSPRRVKFRKQQRGRMRGVATRGNTIAFGQFALQAQECGWITSRQIEASRRAMTRYVKRGGKIWIRIFPDKPVTMRPAETRMGSGKGNPEFWVAVIKPGRILFEMGGADITPEIAKEAMRLAQYKLPVKTKFLTLADQEAALAAEAATTVES; encoded by the coding sequence ATGCTGAGTCCAAGACGCGTCAAATTCCGTAAGCAGCAGCGCGGCCGCATGCGCGGTGTCGCCACCCGTGGCAACACCATCGCTTTTGGTCAGTTCGCTCTGCAGGCCCAGGAGTGCGGGTGGATCACCTCCCGCCAGATTGAGGCCAGCCGCCGTGCCATGACCCGCTACGTCAAGCGGGGCGGAAAGATCTGGATCCGGATCTTCCCCGACAAGCCGGTGACCATGCGCCCCGCTGAAACCCGTATGGGTTCCGGTAAGGGCAACCCCGAGTTCTGGGTGGCCGTGATCAAGCCCGGTCGCATCCTGTTCGAGATGGGCGGTGCCGACATCACCCCCGAGATCGCCAAGGAAGCCATGCGCCTGGCGCAGTACAAGCTGCCCGTGAAGACCAAGTTCCTGACCCTCGCGGATCAGGAAGCTGCCCTGGCTGCCGAAGCGGCCACCACCGTGGAGTCCTGA
- a CDS encoding adenylate kinase, with protein sequence MKQRLLFLGPPGAGKGTQAQRLAESQGLLHLSTGDLLRAEVAAGSELGKEAEAVMARGELVSDALVLAIVRSRLQSHSGGWLLDGFPRNVAQADALAALLEELGQQIELVVLMELDDAVLVQRLLSRGRADDNEEVIRHRLEVYRQQTEPLIAYYRERQLLAPVEAAGTVEEIGARIAQVLA encoded by the coding sequence ATGAAGCAACGCCTCCTCTTCCTGGGTCCCCCTGGTGCTGGCAAAGGCACCCAGGCCCAGCGCCTCGCCGAGAGCCAGGGGCTGCTCCATCTCTCCACCGGCGATCTGCTCCGCGCTGAGGTGGCTGCCGGCAGTGAGCTCGGGAAGGAAGCCGAAGCGGTGATGGCCCGCGGCGAACTGGTGAGCGACGCGCTGGTGCTCGCGATTGTGCGCAGCCGTCTGCAGTCGCACAGCGGCGGTTGGCTGCTGGATGGTTTCCCCCGCAATGTGGCCCAGGCCGATGCCCTGGCGGCTCTGCTCGAGGAACTCGGCCAGCAGATTGAGCTGGTGGTGCTCATGGAGCTCGACGATGCGGTGCTGGTGCAGCGCCTGCTCTCCCGCGGCCGCGCCGATGACAACGAGGAGGTGATCCGCCACCGCCTCGAGGTGTACCGCCAGCAGACCGAACCCCTGATCGCTTATTACCGCGAGCGTCAGCTCCTGGCTCCCGTTGAAGCCGCAGGCACGGTGGAGGAGATCGGAGCGCGGATCGCCCAGGTCTTGGCTTGA
- the rplO gene encoding 50S ribosomal protein L15: MTSLNLQSLAPQKGARRRKLRKGRGIAAGQGASCGFGMRGQKSRSGRPTRPGFEGGQMPLYRRVPKLKHFTVINPKNFTVINVGKLAEIKAGSTVNLDSLVKDGIVTSPKHPLKVLGTGDLKVKLTVQAAAFTASAREKIEAAGGTCEVI; encoded by the coding sequence ATGACGTCGCTCAATCTCCAATCCCTCGCCCCCCAGAAGGGCGCCCGTCGCCGCAAGCTCCGCAAGGGCCGTGGCATCGCTGCTGGCCAGGGTGCCAGCTGCGGTTTCGGGATGCGCGGTCAGAAGTCCCGCTCGGGTCGTCCCACCCGTCCGGGCTTCGAAGGTGGCCAGATGCCTCTGTACCGCCGTGTGCCGAAGCTCAAGCACTTCACCGTGATCAACCCCAAGAACTTCACGGTGATCAACGTCGGCAAGCTGGCTGAGATCAAGGCCGGCAGCACCGTCAACCTCGACAGCCTCGTGAAGGACGGCATCGTCACCAGCCCCAAGCACCCCCTGAAGGTGCTCGGCACCGGCGACCTCAAGGTGAAGCTCACCGTTCAGGCCGCCGCTTTCACCGCCAGCGCCCGCGAGAAGATCGAGGCCGCCGGTGGTACCTGCGAAGTGATCTGA
- the rpsC gene encoding 30S ribosomal protein S3 gives MGHKIHPTGLRLGITQEHRSRWYAPSKTYPTLLQEDDRIRKFIHKKYGAAGISDVVIARKADQLEVELKTARPGVLVGRQGSGIEELRSGIQKTIGDTSRQVRINVVEVERVDADAYLLAEYIAQQLEKRVAFRRVMRMAIQRAQRAGVLGLKIQVSGRLNGAEIARTEWTREGRVPLHTLRADIDYATKVATTTYGVLGIKVWVFKGEVLPGNKDKVPVGAAPKRRASRRPQQFEDRSNEE, from the coding sequence ATGGGACACAAGATCCATCCAACCGGACTGCGCCTGGGGATCACCCAGGAGCACCGGTCCCGCTGGTACGCCCCCAGCAAGACCTATCCGACCCTTCTGCAGGAAGACGATCGGATTCGCAAGTTCATCCACAAGAAGTACGGCGCCGCTGGCATCAGCGACGTGGTGATCGCCCGCAAGGCCGATCAGCTTGAAGTGGAACTCAAGACCGCCCGCCCCGGCGTGCTCGTTGGCCGTCAAGGCAGCGGCATCGAGGAGCTGCGCAGCGGCATCCAGAAAACCATTGGTGATACCTCCCGTCAGGTGCGGATCAACGTGGTGGAAGTGGAGCGTGTCGACGCCGACGCCTACCTGCTGGCCGAGTACATCGCTCAGCAACTGGAGAAGCGCGTGGCGTTCCGCCGCGTGATGCGCATGGCGATCCAGCGTGCCCAGCGCGCTGGCGTGCTTGGCCTCAAGATCCAGGTGAGCGGCCGCCTCAACGGTGCCGAGATCGCTCGGACCGAGTGGACTCGCGAAGGCCGTGTGCCCCTGCACACCCTCCGCGCCGACATCGATTACGCCACCAAGGTGGCCACCACCACCTACGGGGTGCTGGGAATCAAGGTGTGGGTGTTCAAGGGCGAAGTGCTGCCCGGCAATAAGGACAAGGTGCCCGTGGGTGCAGCGCCGAAGCGCCGCGCCAGCCGCCGGCCCCAACAGTTCGAAGACCGTTCGAACGAAGAGTGA